The proteins below are encoded in one region of Halalkalicoccus jeotgali B3:
- the larE gene encoding ATP-dependent sacrificial sulfur transferase LarE produces MSTEEKLAAARADLATEEGVLVAFSGGVDSSAVAAIAYDALGEDAVACTAKSETLPDAELEDARRVAGEIGIRHEIVEFSELDDPEFVKNDGDRCYHCRSMRLGKMFERAAELGIPVVCDGTNASDPGEGHRPGLQAVAELDARSPLLDHDITKDDVREIAATYDLSVAEKPAMACLSSRIPTGIEVTEERLTRVDKAEALLRGWGFSQFRVRDHDGLARIEIAPEELEEALDIEFVRATRAHMNDLGFEHVTLDLHGYRTGSVSPEGADPATETETDLLDTQYPTVE; encoded by the coding sequence ATGTCCACGGAGGAGAAACTGGCCGCCGCCCGCGCGGACCTCGCCACCGAAGAGGGGGTACTCGTCGCCTTCTCCGGGGGAGTGGATTCGAGCGCCGTCGCCGCCATCGCCTACGACGCCCTCGGGGAGGATGCCGTGGCCTGCACCGCGAAAAGCGAGACGCTGCCCGATGCCGAACTGGAGGACGCGAGACGGGTCGCCGGGGAGATCGGCATCCGCCACGAGATCGTCGAGTTCTCCGAGCTTGACGACCCCGAGTTCGTCAAAAACGACGGCGACCGCTGTTATCACTGCCGGTCGATGCGACTCGGTAAGATGTTCGAACGGGCCGCGGAACTCGGGATTCCGGTGGTGTGTGACGGCACCAACGCCTCGGACCCCGGCGAGGGACATCGGCCGGGCCTGCAGGCGGTCGCGGAACTAGACGCGCGCTCGCCGCTTTTGGACCACGACATCACCAAGGACGACGTACGGGAGATCGCCGCTACGTATGACCTCTCGGTCGCCGAGAAACCCGCGATGGCCTGTCTCTCGTCGAGGATCCCGACCGGGATCGAGGTCACCGAGGAGCGACTCACTCGCGTCGATAAGGCCGAAGCCCTGCTACGGGGCTGGGGCTTCTCGCAGTTTCGCGTGCGGGATCACGACGGACTGGCCCGCATCGAGATCGCGCCCGAGGAACTGGAGGAGGCACTGGACATCGAGTTCGTCCGGGCGACCCGCGCACACATGAACGACCTCGGCTTCGAGCACGTCACGCTCGACTTACACGGCTATCGGACCGGCAGCGTCAGTCCCGAGGGGGCCGACCCGGCCACGGAGACGGAAACGGACCTGCTCGATACGCAGTACCCCACGGTCGAGTAG
- a CDS encoding helix-hairpin-helix domain-containing protein, whose product MEFESIPGVGAKTASALAELEDAKRALREGDVAALAGAPGISEGRAARIARGAIRREHDDSSRLLRTDRAREIHRELLALLQERAVTSYAKRRLETFYPSSSSSRIEEVQSFAQRATDRDPDPDVRGALAGVTPLEAPRQVRVRDRCLVTSDAETLAAAREAVPELPVEVCEDARGLADLARGYSTVIALDEAFTGVEVAGDVRVRPDALDDPAETVPERTLSFFAGNRESIRAAIAVHRTADLDPTCDLAALDDALSRLGPDGEVKDDAELERLSRAVSDLDASVHTAESVANDSLRGAIEKRDVTIEGTDLLSLAERGAGIDSLLSRELADEYDAAVEAAREHLIDALALDSGESEIARNAFPEEPTFPVEHDESVVGRLREELVARKERRATRGKRDLAADLAAFREPSASLVRAALELDVELAVARFAREFDCAMPAFGGAGIEIEGGRSPLLSEPLEAIEPVDYTVAGVTLLSGVNSGGKTSTLDLVCAVVILAQMGLPVPADCVRLERFSELHYHAKTQGTLDAGAFEGTVKEFADLASGGEGRLVLVDELESITEPGASAKIIAGLLEALNETDTTAVFVSHLAREIRAAADCELAVDGIEAVGLAEGELVVNRSPVKGRLARSTPELIVEKLAREEGTAIYDRLLGKFES is encoded by the coding sequence ATGGAGTTCGAGTCGATCCCCGGGGTGGGCGCGAAGACCGCGAGCGCGCTCGCCGAACTCGAGGACGCCAAACGCGCACTCCGGGAGGGTGACGTCGCCGCCCTCGCGGGCGCGCCGGGGATCAGCGAGGGCCGGGCCGCCCGGATCGCCCGCGGTGCGATCCGTCGGGAACACGACGACTCCTCGCGGCTGTTGCGGACCGACCGCGCCCGCGAGATCCACCGCGAGCTGCTCGCCCTGCTGCAGGAACGGGCGGTCACCTCGTACGCAAAACGCCGCCTCGAGACGTTCTACCCTTCGTCCTCGTCCTCCCGGATCGAGGAGGTCCAGTCGTTCGCCCAGCGGGCGACCGACCGCGATCCCGACCCCGACGTTCGGGGGGCGCTGGCGGGGGTCACACCCCTCGAAGCGCCGCGCCAGGTCCGGGTACGCGATCGCTGTCTGGTCACGAGCGACGCCGAGACGCTGGCCGCCGCACGCGAGGCCGTGCCCGAACTCCCGGTCGAGGTCTGCGAGGACGCCCGCGGGCTGGCGGACCTCGCACGGGGCTACTCGACGGTGATCGCACTCGACGAGGCCTTCACCGGTGTGGAGGTAGCGGGTGACGTGCGGGTCCGGCCCGACGCCCTCGACGATCCCGCCGAGACCGTTCCTGAACGAACCCTCTCGTTTTTCGCGGGCAACCGGGAGTCGATCCGTGCGGCGATCGCCGTTCACCGCACGGCCGACCTCGACCCGACCTGTGATCTCGCCGCCCTCGACGACGCGCTCTCGCGGCTGGGCCCCGACGGCGAGGTGAAAGACGACGCCGAACTCGAACGCCTTTCGCGGGCGGTTTCGGACCTCGACGCGAGCGTCCACACCGCAGAAAGCGTCGCCAACGACTCCCTCAGGGGGGCGATCGAGAAACGCGACGTGACCATCGAGGGGACGGACCTGCTCTCGCTTGCCGAGCGGGGGGCGGGCATCGACTCGCTGCTCTCCCGGGAGCTCGCAGACGAGTACGACGCCGCCGTGGAGGCGGCCCGCGAGCACCTGATCGACGCGCTCGCGCTCGATTCGGGCGAGAGCGAGATCGCCCGCAACGCCTTCCCCGAGGAGCCGACCTTTCCGGTCGAGCACGACGAGAGCGTCGTCGGGCGGCTTCGCGAGGAACTGGTCGCCCGGAAAGAGCGCCGCGCGACGCGGGGCAAGCGTGACCTCGCCGCGGACCTCGCGGCGTTTCGGGAGCCGTCCGCGTCGCTGGTCCGGGCCGCGCTCGAACTGGACGTCGAACTGGCCGTCGCCCGTTTCGCCCGCGAGTTCGACTGTGCGATGCCGGCGTTCGGTGGGGCGGGCATCGAGATCGAGGGCGGACGCTCGCCGCTGCTTTCCGAACCCCTCGAAGCGATCGAACCCGTCGATTACACGGTGGCGGGCGTCACCCTGCTGTCGGGGGTCAACAGCGGCGGGAAGACCTCGACGCTGGATCTGGTCTGTGCCGTTGTAATCCTCGCCCAGATGGGCCTGCCGGTGCCCGCCGACTGCGTCCGACTGGAGCGCTTTTCGGAACTGCACTACCACGCCAAGACCCAGGGCACGCTCGATGCGGGGGCCTTCGAGGGCACGGTCAAGGAGTTCGCCGACCTCGCCTCGGGGGGCGAGGGCCGACTGGTGTTGGTCGACGAACTCGAGAGCATCACCGAACCGGGCGCGAGCGCGAAGATCATCGCCGGCCTCCTCGAAGCGCTCAACGAAACCGATACCACGGCGGTCTTCGTCTCCCATCTCGCCCGCGAGATCCGCGCGGCCGCCGACTGCGAGCTCGCGGTCGACGGGATCGAGGCCGTCGGGCTGGCCGAGGGCGAACTCGTGGTGAATCGCTCGCCCGTGAAGGGCCGTCTCGCGCGCTCGACGCCCGAGCTGATCGTCGAGAAGCTCGCCCGCGAGGAGGGGACGGCGATCTACGACCGCCTGCTCGGGAAGTTCGAGTCATGA
- a CDS encoding ORC1-type DNA replication protein, with product MVEDPEEGMLSWDESVFRDERVFEIDYLPETFEHRESQLRGLQYALRPAVRGSRPLNALVQGPPGTGKTTAVQKLFGELSGHSGVRTVHANCQVDSTRYAVFSRLFEGIFEYEPPSSGVSFKKLFGQVTDRLVEADEVLVVALDDVNYLFYENEASDTLYSLLRAHETHPGARIGVVVVSSDLALGTIEELDSRVQSVFRPEEVYFPVYDTGEIVDILGERVDRGFREGIVSTTVLDRVAEFTADSGDLRVGIDLLRRAGLNAEMRASRTVEIEDVEEAYEKSKYVHLSRSLRGLADSEATLVGVLVDHDGEQAGEVYEAFAEKTGLGYTRYSEIVNKLDNLGLIETSYAGMEGRGRSRQLSLAYDPEAITNRLE from the coding sequence ATGGTCGAGGACCCCGAGGAGGGGATGCTCTCGTGGGACGAGTCGGTCTTTCGCGACGAGCGCGTCTTCGAGATCGACTACCTCCCCGAGACGTTCGAACACCGAGAGAGCCAGCTTCGGGGCCTCCAGTACGCGCTGCGGCCCGCCGTTCGGGGCTCACGGCCGCTGAACGCCCTAGTGCAGGGCCCGCCCGGGACCGGCAAGACGACCGCCGTCCAGAAACTGTTCGGCGAGCTCTCGGGCCATTCGGGGGTGCGGACCGTCCACGCCAACTGCCAAGTCGACTCGACGCGCTATGCCGTGTTCTCGCGGCTGTTCGAGGGGATCTTCGAGTACGAGCCGCCCTCCAGTGGCGTCTCCTTTAAGAAGCTGTTCGGGCAGGTCACCGACCGGCTGGTCGAGGCCGACGAGGTGCTCGTTGTCGCGCTCGACGACGTGAACTACCTCTTTTACGAGAACGAGGCCAGCGATACGCTCTACTCGCTGTTGCGCGCCCACGAGACCCACCCCGGTGCGCGGATCGGCGTGGTCGTCGTCTCCTCCGACCTCGCGCTCGGTACGATCGAGGAGCTCGATTCGCGGGTTCAGAGCGTCTTTCGACCCGAGGAGGTCTACTTTCCGGTCTACGACACCGGCGAGATCGTCGACATCCTCGGCGAGCGCGTCGACCGGGGGTTCCGGGAGGGGATCGTCTCGACGACGGTCCTCGACCGGGTCGCGGAGTTCACCGCCGACAGCGGCGATCTCCGGGTCGGGATCGACCTCCTGCGCCGGGCGGGCCTGAACGCCGAGATGCGCGCGAGTCGAACCGTCGAGATAGAGGACGTCGAGGAGGCCTACGAGAAATCGAAGTACGTCCACCTCTCGCGGAGCCTGCGGGGGCTCGCCGACAGCGAGGCGACGCTCGTGGGCGTACTGGTCGATCACGACGGCGAGCAGGCCGGCGAGGTCTACGAGGCCTTCGCCGAGAAGACCGGCCTGGGCTATACGCGCTACTCGGAGATCGTCAACAAGCTCGACAATCTGGGGCTCATCGAGACCTCCTACGCCGGAATGGAGGGGCGGGGTCGTTCGCGCCAGCTCTCGCTGGCGTACGACCCCGAGGCGATCACCAACCGGCTGGAGTGA
- a CDS encoding four-helix bundle copper-binding protein encodes MALTEIDHLDDEMAECMDNCLEATQACEWCADACAEEGEGMAECIRLCRDVADIATLHARFMARDSGYHADLAAVCADACEECAEECESHDHEHCQVCAAVLRECAETCRGMAA; translated from the coding sequence ATGGCGCTAACAGAGATCGATCACCTGGACGACGAGATGGCCGAGTGCATGGACAACTGCCTGGAGGCCACACAGGCCTGCGAGTGGTGTGCTGACGCCTGTGCCGAGGAAGGCGAGGGCATGGCCGAGTGTATCCGACTGTGTCGGGACGTCGCGGACATCGCGACGCTTCACGCCCGTTTCATGGCGCGCGACTCGGGCTACCACGCGGACCTCGCGGCGGTCTGTGCCGACGCCTGCGAGGAATGTGCAGAGGAGTGCGAGAGCCACGATCACGAGCACTGTCAGGTCTGTGCGGCAGTCCTGCGCGAGTGTGCCGAGACCTGCCGCGGGATGGCCGCCTGA
- the rpiA gene encoding ribose-5-phosphate isomerase RpiA — MKTTGGSEVEKRNAGERAAELVADGAVVGLGTGSTTAHAIRALGRRVEDGFEVQGIPTSYQSADLAREVGIPLTTLDDAAPAIAIDGADRIAGFELIKGGGAAHTREKLVASAAARLVIVADPSKECETLDRPVPLEVLPAARRPVSEVVEGLGSTPDLRLAERKDGPVVTDNGNLVLDCDFGRIEEPADLAQKLASIPGVLEHGLFVGLADTVLIGTETGVEERERRR, encoded by the coding sequence ATGAAGACCACCGGTGGGAGTGAGGTCGAAAAACGGAACGCGGGCGAACGCGCGGCCGAACTCGTCGCGGACGGGGCGGTCGTCGGGCTCGGCACCGGCTCGACGACGGCCCACGCGATCCGTGCGCTCGGCCGTCGAGTCGAGGACGGGTTCGAGGTGCAGGGAATCCCGACCTCCTACCAATCGGCTGATCTGGCCCGCGAGGTCGGAATCCCCCTCACGACGCTCGATGACGCCGCTCCCGCCATCGCGATCGACGGTGCTGACCGGATCGCGGGCTTCGAGTTGATAAAGGGCGGCGGGGCGGCCCATACCCGAGAGAAACTGGTCGCAAGCGCCGCCGCCCGGCTGGTGATCGTCGCCGACCCCTCGAAGGAATGCGAGACCCTCGACCGACCGGTTCCGCTCGAAGTCCTGCCCGCCGCGCGCCGGCCCGTTTCCGAGGTGGTCGAGGGACTGGGCAGTACGCCGGACCTACGGCTGGCCGAGCGAAAGGACGGCCCGGTCGTCACCGATAACGGCAACCTCGTGCTCGATTGTGATTTCGGCCGAATCGAGGAGCCTGCCGACCTCGCCCAAAAGCTCGCTTCGATTCCGGGCGTGCTCGAACACGGGCTGTTCGTCGGGCTGGCCGACACCGTATTGATCGGCACCGAAACCGGCGTCGAGGAACGCGAGCGCCGCCGCTGA
- a CDS encoding DNA-binding protein: MADLIVKAAVKEALSDHNVSSDFYDALDEEVEELLNDAARRAEDNDRKTVQPRDL, translated from the coding sequence ATGGCAGACCTGATCGTCAAAGCCGCCGTAAAGGAAGCACTGTCCGACCACAACGTCTCCTCCGACTTCTACGACGCGCTCGACGAGGAGGTCGAGGAGCTCCTCAACGACGCGGCGCGACGCGCCGAGGACAACGACCGGAAGACGGTCCAGCCCCGCGACCTGTAA
- the larB gene encoding nickel pincer cofactor biosynthesis protein LarB, giving the protein MGLRDILDDVHSGELTPEEAQARLAGYARTEAGRFDAARESRRGIPEAIFAPGKTTEEIAALAETALETTGRAVITRVDGEAVTALETVLDGEVTHHERARCLVVHAQGFEPPELDASVGVVTGGTADRRSAGEAAVIAGEIGARVERIEDVGVANLSRVIDQLPRLREMDVLVVAAGREGALPTVVAGLVSTPVIGLPVSSGYGFGAGGEAALLGMLQSCSVLSVVNVDAGYVAGTQAGLIASAIADARP; this is encoded by the coding sequence ATGGGACTTCGCGACATTCTTGACGACGTGCATTCGGGCGAATTAACCCCGGAGGAGGCGCAAGCGCGCCTCGCAGGCTACGCGAGGACGGAGGCCGGGCGCTTCGATGCCGCCCGCGAATCGCGACGCGGCATCCCCGAAGCGATCTTCGCGCCCGGCAAGACCACGGAGGAGATCGCCGCTCTCGCCGAAACTGCCCTCGAAACGACGGGACGGGCGGTCATCACGCGGGTCGACGGCGAGGCGGTCACCGCCCTCGAAACCGTCCTCGACGGCGAGGTGACTCACCACGAACGCGCGCGCTGTCTGGTCGTCCACGCGCAGGGGTTCGAACCGCCCGAACTCGACGCTTCCGTGGGGGTCGTCACCGGCGGAACGGCGGACCGTCGGTCGGCCGGTGAGGCCGCGGTGATCGCCGGCGAGATCGGCGCGCGCGTCGAACGGATCGAGGACGTCGGCGTGGCGAACCTCTCGCGGGTGATCGACCAGCTCCCCCGATTGCGCGAGATGGACGTGCTCGTGGTCGCCGCCGGGCGCGAAGGAGCCCTCCCGACCGTGGTCGCCGGGCTCGTTTCGACCCCCGTGATCGGCCTGCCCGTCTCCAGCGGCTACGGGTTCGGCGCCGGCGGCGAAGCCGCCCTGCTCGGGATGCTCCAGTCCTGTAGCGTCCTCTCGGTCGTCAACGTCGATGCGGGCTACGTCGCGGGCACGCAGGCCGGACTGATCGCCAGCGCGATCGCCGATGCGCGTCCGTAG
- a CDS encoding DUF7563 family protein: protein MPHCDHCEAHVSERFERVFADEHGRIFACPSCSANAGIAEAARLRARKA, encoded by the coding sequence ATGCCACACTGTGACCACTGCGAAGCGCACGTCTCCGAGCGGTTCGAGCGCGTGTTCGCCGACGAACACGGGCGCATCTTCGCCTGCCCGAGCTGTTCGGCAAACGCGGGCATAGCGGAGGCCGCGAGATTGCGTGCGCGAAAGGCATAG
- a CDS encoding GIY-YIG nuclease family protein, giving the protein MTHYVYVLECADGSLYTGYTTDVERRVAEHDAGEGAKYTRGRTPVSLVYTESFETRSDAMSREYAIKRLSRAEKEALVDY; this is encoded by the coding sequence ATGACTCACTACGTCTACGTCCTCGAATGTGCCGACGGAAGCCTCTATACCGGCTATACCACCGACGTCGAGCGGCGGGTCGCCGAACACGACGCCGGCGAGGGCGCCAAATACACCCGTGGTCGGACGCCCGTCTCGCTCGTCTACACCGAATCCTTCGAGACGCGTTCCGATGCGATGAGTAGGGAGTACGCGATCAAGCGGCTCTCGCGGGCCGAGAAAGAGGCACTGGTCGACTACTGA
- a CDS encoding NADPH-dependent FMN reductase — MNPPRVVAVCGSLRNSSYTRLALGHALEAAREAGASTALLDLREYDLPVYDPDTEDTRDAEELMTEIREADAVLLGTPVYHGTFSAALKNALDYCGFDEFEDTTVGLLAVAGGGTYGPTLEHLRASVRAVHGWTLPHEVGIRNASDRFDSEGAFLDSALDERVRKLGRQAVEYAFIDPEPITEHTTTAQ, encoded by the coding sequence ATGAACCCACCGCGCGTCGTCGCCGTCTGTGGCAGCCTCCGCAATAGCAGTTACACCCGTCTCGCGCTCGGTCACGCCCTCGAAGCCGCCCGTGAAGCCGGCGCCTCAACGGCGCTATTGGACCTTCGGGAGTACGACCTGCCCGTCTACGACCCCGACACCGAGGACACCCGCGACGCCGAGGAACTGATGACCGAGATCCGCGAGGCCGACGCCGTGTTGCTGGGAACGCCCGTCTATCACGGCACCTTCTCGGCGGCGCTGAAGAACGCGCTCGATTACTGTGGGTTCGACGAGTTCGAGGACACCACGGTCGGCCTGCTCGCGGTCGCGGGCGGGGGCACCTACGGACCCACCCTCGAACACCTCCGCGCGAGCGTCCGGGCGGTCCACGGCTGGACCCTGCCCCACGAGGTGGGGATCCGCAACGCGAGCGACCGGTTCGATTCGGAGGGGGCGTTCCTCGATTCGGCGCTCGACGAGCGCGTCCGAAAGCTCGGCCGACAGGCCGTCGAGTACGCCTTCATCGACCCCGAGCCGATCACCGAACACACGACCACGGCTCAGTAG
- a CDS encoding phosphoglucomutase/phosphomannomutase family protein, giving the protein MDAISFGTDGWRATLDTFTAPRVRMVGQAVARHLTEEDLDGPVGVCYDARESSRGFAEEIARVLCVNGFDVVMPERDRPTPLLSWNIVDRDLAGGLMITASHNPPEYNGVKFIPSDGAPALPEITEAIEANLAEPDPLPEAEWGAVREVDFVSGHAEHALELVGADPDLSVAYDAIHGSGRGVTDALLERTGAEVERLRCEEDPTFGGGSPEPTRENLAELIERVTDGDAELGVANDGDADRIAVVTPERGLLNANLLYAVLYDYLLERDSGPAVRTVSTTFLVDRIAEAHGQEAIEVPVGFKWVADAMVAADALIGGEESGGFSMRGHVPEKDGVLTALLAAAAHDAESLDDRVDRLLSEHGEIHQSRVSVDCPDEEKVHTLDALAEAIPDSVAGEPVEDVNTADGFKLLLESGAWLLVRPSGTEPKLRVYAEAESEGRVEALLDSGRELVREAR; this is encoded by the coding sequence ATGGACGCGATCAGCTTCGGGACCGACGGCTGGCGGGCGACGCTCGATACCTTCACGGCCCCCCGCGTGCGGATGGTCGGACAGGCCGTCGCCAGGCACCTCACTGAGGAGGACCTCGACGGCCCCGTCGGGGTCTGTTATGACGCACGCGAGAGCTCCAGAGGGTTCGCCGAGGAGATCGCCCGGGTGCTCTGTGTCAACGGTTTCGACGTCGTGATGCCCGAGCGCGACCGTCCCACGCCGTTGCTGTCGTGGAACATCGTCGACCGCGACCTCGCCGGCGGGCTGATGATCACCGCCTCGCACAACCCGCCCGAGTACAACGGCGTGAAGTTCATTCCATCCGACGGCGCGCCCGCCCTGCCCGAGATCACCGAGGCCATCGAGGCGAACCTCGCGGAACCCGATCCCCTCCCCGAGGCCGAGTGGGGCGCAGTCCGGGAGGTCGATTTCGTCTCGGGCCACGCCGAGCACGCCCTGGAGCTGGTCGGTGCCGATCCGGACCTCTCGGTCGCCTACGACGCGATCCACGGTAGCGGTCGCGGGGTCACCGACGCGTTGCTCGAACGGACCGGTGCCGAGGTCGAGCGGCTTCGCTGCGAGGAGGACCCGACCTTTGGGGGGGGTTCGCCCGAGCCCACCCGGGAGAACCTCGCGGAGCTGATCGAGCGCGTCACCGACGGCGACGCCGAGTTGGGGGTAGCCAACGACGGCGACGCCGACCGGATCGCGGTGGTCACGCCCGAACGCGGCCTGCTGAACGCGAACCTGCTGTACGCGGTGCTGTACGACTACCTGCTCGAACGCGACTCGGGGCCGGCCGTCAGGACCGTCTCGACGACGTTCCTCGTCGACCGGATCGCCGAGGCCCACGGCCAGGAGGCGATCGAGGTGCCGGTCGGGTTCAAGTGGGTCGCCGACGCGATGGTCGCGGCGGACGCCCTGATTGGCGGCGAGGAGTCGGGCGGGTTCTCGATGCGCGGGCACGTTCCCGAGAAGGACGGCGTGCTGACGGCGCTTTTAGCCGCCGCGGCCCACGACGCCGAGTCCCTCGACGACCGCGTCGACCGCCTACTCTCCGAACACGGCGAGATCCACCAGTCCCGGGTGAGCGTCGACTGCCCCGACGAGGAGAAGGTCCACACGCTTGATGCCCTCGCCGAGGCGATTCCCGATTCGGTCGCCGGCGAGCCCGTTGAGGACGTCAACACCGCCGACGGGTTCAAGCTCCTGCTCGAGAGTGGCGCGTGGCTGCTCGTTCGCCCCAGCGGCACGGAGCCCAAACTCCGGGTCTACGCCGAAGCCGAGAGCGAGGGCCGCGTCGAGGCGTTGCTCGACAGCGGGCGCGAGCTCGTACGCGAGGCCCGGTGA
- the tenA gene encoding thiaminase II, with the protein MAFSDDLLELGEPIWAAQREHPFVTELAAGTLAEEAFLHWVKQDYRYLLDYARTFSVAGARARDEETMTHLMGIAHTTLDYEMDLHREFAADYGIDPADLETVEKAPTCVAYTNFLVRTAHEGSLAEIAAAIYPCGQGYLDVAAHMAELSEGTHRYTPFIEKYTDEEFLEVVEWMRELVDRCGERYPGEREAMEAAFLTSARLEHAFWEMAYTREGWEL; encoded by the coding sequence ATGGCGTTCAGCGACGACCTGCTTGAACTCGGCGAACCGATCTGGGCCGCCCAGCGCGAGCATCCCTTCGTCACGGAGCTGGCAGCAGGCACCCTCGCGGAGGAGGCCTTCCTCCACTGGGTGAAACAGGACTACCGGTACCTGCTCGACTACGCCCGGACGTTCTCGGTGGCGGGCGCGCGTGCCCGCGACGAGGAAACGATGACTCACCTGATGGGCATCGCCCACACCACGCTCGACTACGAGATGGACCTCCACCGGGAGTTCGCCGCCGACTACGGGATCGACCCCGCCGACCTCGAAACGGTCGAGAAGGCGCCCACCTGCGTTGCCTACACGAACTTCCTCGTGCGGACGGCCCACGAGGGGTCGCTCGCGGAGATCGCCGCCGCGATCTATCCCTGCGGGCAGGGGTATCTCGACGTCGCGGCCCACATGGCCGAGCTGAGCGAAGGCACGCACCGCTATACCCCCTTCATCGAGAAGTACACCGACGAGGAGTTCCTCGAGGTCGTCGAGTGGATGCGCGAACTTGTCGACCGCTGTGGCGAGCGGTATCCCGGCGAGCGCGAGGCGATGGAGGCGGCGTTTCTGACTAGCGCCCGGCTCGAACACGCCTTCTGGGAGATGGCCTACACGCGTGAGGGCTGGGAGCTGTGA
- a CDS encoding TenA family protein produces MNDAFDGQGRFSEWLRERSEPAWTEATRHRFVEELGSDALEDAVFERYLVQDYAFLELGARTTALAVAQAPSMDEMARLSQQLSVLTGSENDYFERAFAELGVSNEEWREPDPEPITRTFTDFMLRAAHEGGYEETLATTLAAEWVYLEWARHVADRGPERWYLEEWIEIHIVEGFEAYVAWLRGQLDAHGPALSARRQRRVAELFARTVDLEVAFFDMAYES; encoded by the coding sequence GTGAACGACGCCTTCGACGGCCAGGGCCGCTTCAGCGAATGGCTCCGCGAGCGCTCGGAACCTGCGTGGACGGAGGCGACGCGCCACCGGTTCGTCGAAGAACTCGGGAGTGACGCCCTCGAGGACGCGGTCTTCGAGCGCTACCTCGTTCAGGACTACGCCTTTCTCGAACTCGGCGCGCGCACGACCGCGCTCGCGGTCGCTCAGGCCCCCTCGATGGACGAGATGGCACGGTTGAGCCAACAGCTCTCGGTGCTCACCGGCAGCGAGAACGACTACTTCGAGCGGGCGTTCGCGGAGCTGGGGGTGAGCAACGAGGAGTGGCGCGAGCCCGATCCCGAACCGATAACCCGGACCTTCACCGACTTCATGCTCCGGGCGGCCCACGAGGGCGGCTACGAGGAAACCCTCGCGACGACGCTCGCCGCCGAGTGGGTCTACCTCGAATGGGCGCGCCACGTCGCCGACCGCGGGCCAGAGCGCTGGTATCTCGAGGAGTGGATCGAGATTCATATCGTAGAAGGGTTCGAGGCCTACGTCGCGTGGTTGCGCGGGCAGCTCGACGCCCACGGCCCGGCCCTCTCGGCGCGCAGACAGCGGCGGGTCGCCGAACTGTTCGCCCGCACCGTCGATCTGGAGGTCGCCTTCTTCGATATGGCCTACGAGTCCTGA
- a CDS encoding GNAT family N-acetyltransferase: MIREAREGESEAVMRVLEGALLESDPDAVRGAIDRGDVLVAREAGHVRGALVLDGNRVAAVAVARRHRAKGLGSALIERAGERGVLIADFRPAVRPFYESLGFEIECEETRSDGTERRYRGRLGGQDS, encoded by the coding sequence ATGATCCGCGAGGCCCGCGAGGGCGAATCGGAGGCCGTCATGCGGGTGCTCGAAGGGGCGCTTCTGGAGAGCGACCCCGACGCCGTCCGCGGGGCGATCGACCGGGGCGACGTGCTGGTCGCACGCGAGGCGGGCCACGTTCGCGGCGCGCTCGTACTCGACGGGAACCGCGTCGCGGCGGTCGCGGTCGCCCGGCGCCACCGGGCGAAGGGGCTCGGCTCGGCGCTTATCGAACGGGCTGGCGAGCGCGGCGTGCTGATCGCGGACTTTCGTCCCGCCGTCCGACCGTTCTACGAGTCGCTCGGCTTCGAGATCGAGTGCGAAGAGACGAGAAGCGATGGGACCGAGAGACGGTATCGAGGCCGACTCGGGGGTCAGGACTCGTAG
- the samp2 gene encoding ubiquitin-like small modifier protein SAMP2 encodes MNVSVEVVGEGTHDLTLPDPTYADLLSELDLSPHEVSVMVEGQPVPEDQPVEAERVRVLRLIKGG; translated from the coding sequence ATGAACGTCTCCGTCGAGGTCGTCGGCGAGGGGACCCACGACCTCACGCTCCCCGATCCGACCTACGCGGATCTGCTCTCGGAACTCGATCTGAGCCCCCACGAAGTCAGCGTGATGGTCGAGGGCCAGCCCGTCCCCGAGGACCAGCCCGTCGAGGCCGAGCGAGTGCGAGTGCTCCGGCTGATCAAAGGCGGGTGA